In one window of Trachemys scripta elegans isolate TJP31775 chromosome 5, CAS_Tse_1.0, whole genome shotgun sequence DNA:
- the LOC117878559 gene encoding homeobox protein not2-like: MLQNPVFPGLLNNILAVATDPSGPPASPDVPQLPRKTPFNIDAILSKPEPQKKGAASARWSSKLPLEWHSWIYPATYSIGLMPYPAMYLDKPGYGVLHQHQHLQRGCLFSYPSCKQDSLEFSGCVGAVSLGPSVPWRSRGPCKMKRVRTVFKPEQLERLEQEFLKQQYMVGTERVDLAATLHLTETQVKVWFQNRRIKWRKQSLEQKKAKLAQFGGTQPLPTDSTDLENNEEDTVDVEV; the protein is encoded by the exons ATGCTCCAGAACCCGGTCTTCCCAGGTCTGCTCAACAACATCCTGGCAGTAGCAACGGACCCCTCTGGCCCCCCAGCTTCTCCAGATGTTCCCCAGCTCCCTCGGAAGACTCCTTTTAACATTGACGCCATCCTCTCCAAGCCAGAGCCCCAGAAGAAAGGCGCAGCCTCTGCCAGatggtcctccaagctgcctctGGAGTGGCACAGCTGGATTTACCCAGCCACCTACTCCATTGGCCTCATGCCCTACCCAGCCATGTACCTGGATAAGCCGGGCTATGGGGTTCTGCACCAGCACCAGCACCTGCAGAGGGGCTGCCTGTTCTCTTATCCCAGCTGTAAGCAAGACA GTCTGGAGTTTTCTGGTTGCGTAGGAGCTGTCTCGCTGGGGCCTTCTGTTCCTTGGAGATCCAGGGGGCCCTGTAAGATGAAGAGGGTCCGCACAGTTTTCAAACCAGAGCAGCTGGAGCGGCTGGAGCAGGAATTCCTCAAACAGCAATACATGGTGGGCACGGAGCGGGTGGATCTGGCGGCCACCCTGCACCTCACAGAGACACAG GTGAAAGTCTGGTTCCAGAATCGGAGGATCAAATGGAGAAAGCAAAGCCTGGAGCAGAAGAAAGCGAAGCTGGCGCAGTTTGGAGGGACGCAGCCTCTTCCTACGGACTCCACGGACCTCGAGAACAACGAGGAAGACACGGTGGACGTGGAGGTCTAA